GCATGCTCACTTTGTTATGTCCTACTCACATTAACTTAAAAGTCTTCTAGCAGTAGACAAGGGTTTATTCAAATAAGAcaaaaaattttgctcaagccagGACTTGAACCCATAACTACTCAGACACTCCCAGAGCATTAGATCACTAAGTCAGACAACCATCCATGTCACTAACACACAGAAATAATTTAAACAGGGTTTTTgagatttggggcattacaattctacccttcttaaagaaacttttggcctcgaaatttacctggtcagaataggtgagggtattgttgttgcatcgcctctttaggttcccacgtagcctccttAGAACTGTGATTCCACCAAAAAAATTTTACTAATGCGATTGACTTCCTTCTCCAGACTTTCACCTCTCAATCCAAAATCTGGACTAGTTCTTCCTCGAAAGTCAAGTCTGGTCTAACTTCAATCTCCTCAACCGGTACCACATGCGTAGGTTCAGAGCGGTAGCGTCTCAGcatcgagacgtgaaacacaATGCAGTAAGGCTTAATAAACCTTGGGCTTAACTTGCGCTTATGCCCAAATCtaagtaccttcttccatggcaagATATTCAAAAAGACAAAATCTCCCACAGAATATTCAATTTCCTTaagcttcagatccgcataagacttttgtctatctgatgCTACCTTCAGTCGATCCCAAATTAATCTAATCTTATCTTCGGTATCAGATACTAGCTTAAGGCCCAGAACATGCCGCTCACCCAGctcagtccaacatgaaggaGTGCGATACTTATGACAATATaatgcttcgtaaggtgcca
Above is a genomic segment from Gossypium arboreum isolate Shixiya-1 chromosome 8, ASM2569848v2, whole genome shotgun sequence containing:
- the LOC108468521 gene encoding uncharacterized protein LOC108468521; this encodes MVADALTHKDITDLRAIFADLSLFDDDSLLAKLQVKPVWIEQIKSKQLEDKSLGHRICVPKDTDLRQTLLQEAHSSPYAMHLGGNKMHKDFRELYWWTGLKREVTDFVGKCLTCQQVEAELQLPSGLLQPMAPYEALYCHKYRTPSCWTELGERHVLGLKLVSDTEDKIRLIWDRLKVASDRQKSYADLKLKEIEYSVGDFVFLNILPWKKVLRFGHKRKLSPRFIKPYCIVFHVSMLRRYRSEPTHVVPVEEIEVRPDLTFEEELVQILD